The Mustela erminea isolate mMusErm1 chromosome 18, mMusErm1.Pri, whole genome shotgun sequence genome has a window encoding:
- the ZNF18 gene encoding zinc finger protein 18 has product MPVELGQALVPPPPLAKAEDAPFSGPAGGPRGELSNPETARQLFRQFRYQVMSGPHETLRQLRKLCFQWLRPEVHTKEQILEILMLEQFLTILPGEIQMWVRKQRPGSGEEAVTLVESLKGDPQRLWQWISIQVLGQEILSEKMESASCQVGEVERHLEMGPQELGLQDSPCRPLEPPSQTVKEESDMEQELAMTAAPCPAPPEERLVRDQDFGASFLQAAPPEQWRHLDSSQKEQYWDLMLETYGKMVSGGVSNSKSDLTISTEYGEELAGLHLHVGEKIPRSPCTGDRQENDKENVNLENCRGQEASDVSCQASGEAPSQASLGGLFSEDEPRCFGEGDSLPGALEHLQGEGPAGQLSPHGRNSGKPHPANPHPEELSLPWLEERREASPRGQLRAPMAQKLPTCRECGKTFYRNSQLVFHQRTHTGETYFQCPTCKKAFLRSSDFVKHERIHTGEKPCKCDYCGKGFSDFSGLRHHEKIHTGEKPYKCPICEKSFIQRSNFNRHQRVHTGEKPYKCSRCGKSFSWSSSLDKHQRSHLGKKPFQ; this is encoded by the exons ATGCCCGTGGAGCTGGGGCAGGCCCTGGTCCCGCCGCCACCCCTGGCGAAAGCCGAGGATGCCCCGTTCTCTGGACCAGCTGGTGGCCCTCGAGGGGAGCTCTCTAACCCCGAGACCGCTCGCCAGCTCTTCAGGCAGTTCCGTTACCAGGTGATGTCTGGGCCCCACGAGACACTGAGACAGCTGCGGAAGCTCTGTTTCCAGTGGCTCCGGCCAGAGGTTCACACGAAGGAGCAGATCCTAGAGATCCTCATGTTGGAGCAGTTCCTGACCATCCTGCCAGGGGAGATCCAGATGTGGGTGCGGAAACAGCGCCCCGGCAGCGGGGAGGAGGCGGTGACCCTTGTGGAGAGCTTGAAGGGAGACCCGCAGAGACTGTGGCAGTGG ATCAGCATCCAGGTTCTAGGACAGGAAATCTTGTCAGAGAAGATGGAATCTGCAAGCTGCCAGGTGGGGGAAGTGGAGCGCCATCTTGAAATGGGGCCTCAGGAGCTGGGGCTTCAGGACTCACCCTGCAGGCCTCTGGAGCCTCCAAGCCAGACCGTGAAAGAGGAGTCTGACATGGAACAAGAATTAG CGATGACTGCTGCCCCATGTCCCGCCCCACCAGAGGAAAGGCTCGTCAGAGACCAGGACTTCGGAGCCTCCTTTCTCCAAGCAGCACCCCCG GAGCAGTGGAGGCACTTGGATTCCTCGCAGAAGGAGCAGTACTGGGATCTCATGCTGGAGACCTACGGAAAGATGGTGTCTGGAG GCGTTTCCAATTCCAAGTCTGATCTGACTATTTCAACTGAGTATGGGGAAGAGCTGGCAGGGCTGCACCTCCATGTCGGCGAGAAGATCCCAAGATCCCCCTGCACTG gaGACAGGCAGGAGAACGACAAAGAGAACGTGAATTTGGAAAATTGTCGAGGCCAGGAAGCCTCCGATGTCTCCTGTCAAGCGTCAGGAGAGGCACCTTCGCAGGCTTCCTTGGGTGGCCTCTTCAGTGAGGATGAACCGAGATGCTTTGGAGAAGGGGACAGTCTCCCCGGGGCTCTGGAACacttgcagggggaggggccagccgGCCAGCTCTCGCCCCACGGAAGGAATTCTGGGAAACCGCATCCGGCTAATCCCCATCCAGAAGAACTGTCCCTGCCgtggctggaggagaggagggaggcctCCCCGAGAGGGCAGCTGAGAGCCCCCATGGCCCAGAAACTCCCCACCTGCAGGGAGTGCGGGAAAACCTTTTATAGGAATTCTCAGCTGGTTTTTCACCAAAGGACTCACACCGGAGAGACATACTTTCAGTGCCCCACCTGCAAGAAAGCCTTTCTGCGGAGTTCAGACTTTGTGAAGCATGAGAGGATCCACACGGGAGAGAAGCCTTGTAAATGCGATTACTGTGGCAAAGGCTTTAGCGACTTCTCGGGGTTGCGTCACCACGAGAAGATCCACACgggagagaaaccctataaatgtcCCATCTGTGAGAAAAGTTTTATTCAGAGATCCAACTTTAATCGACATCAGAGagttcacacaggagagaaaccttacaagtGTTCCCGCTGCGGGAAGAGTTTCAGCTGGAGCTCAAGCCTTGATAAACATCAAAGGTCCCATTTAGGAAAGAAGCCCTTTCAGTAG